The genomic window TGGTCAGCAATTGATTAAGCGCTGCTGCTAAAGGCTAGAATTGCGCACGCTTGGCAGCAATGACGTCCCAGATCTTCGCCGCGACGTCAGGGCCTCCGAGGCGAGCGACGGCACGGATGCCCGTCGGAGAGGTGACGTTGATTTCGGTCAAATAGCCATCGATCACGTCGATGCCGACGAAAAGCAATCCATGCTTTCGAAGCGCCGGTCCAAGCCGGTCGCAAATCTCCTGCTCTCGTGGGGAGAGATCGGTCGCCTTGGCGGCGCCGCCGCGGACCATGTTGGAGCGCAGGTCGTCAATGGCAGGAACACGGTTGACCGCGCCTGCGAATTCTCCATCCACCAGAAGGATGCGCTTGTCGCCGTTCTTCACTTCGGGAAGAAAGCGCTGAATTACCCACGGCTCGCGGAATGTCACCGAGAACATGTCGTAAAGCGAACCGAAATTCATATCGTTCGATGTGATGCGAAACACGGCAGCGCCGCCGTGACCATATAGAGGTTTCATCACGACATCACCGTGCTTCGCGCGGAACGCGTTGATTTCGTCCTTGTCTCGCGAGATTAGCGTCGGCGGCATCAGATCCGCGAACTCCATCACGAAGATCTTTTCCGGTGCGTTGCGCACGCTGGCAGGATTGTTCACCACGAATGTTTTCGGATGGAGACGTTCGAGGAAGTGCGTGGTGGTGATATAGGCAAGATCGAAGGGTGGGTCCTGGCGAAGTAAAATGACGTCGAAGGACTCCAGATTGACGCGCTTCGCTTCGCCCAACGTGAAATGGTCACCGTCCTGATCGCGCACAGTGAGCGGCTGAACAGTTGCGACGACTTCCTGCCCCTTCAGCGAAAGTTGTTCTGGCGTGTAGTATGAAATTGCGTGACCGCGCTTTTGCGCCTCAAGCAGCAAAGCAAATGTAGAATCACCGCGAATGTTGATCCGCGCGATCGGGTCCATCTGGACGGCGACATTCAGTTTCATTCTTTTGATCCGGCTAGTGTGGTGGTTCAGAAGTTCGCTTCATTTTCTTCGCGCGTGCTTCAAGCGAACTTCTGAACCTGAACCACACGAGTATCATAGGTTTGCTAGTGGTCCTTTGATTCTAACATTCGCGGGAGGTGCCTGCCGAAACGGAATGCGAATGTTAGAATCGGACCACTAGGGAAGTCAGAGGCTGCAATGTGTGCGATTTCGGATATCGTTGCTAGAGCATTTGAACACAACCCTGCCGCTCAGGCGCTGGCATCGAAAGCCGCCATCAGATGGCGCGGGAGACGTTTCGGCGCAATCAGCACAACGTCGAAGCGCATGTCGAAATTCGCATAATCCGGTTGCATCATCAGCCACGCTTGGGCAGCGGCGACAATTCGCTGCTGTTGCTGGGGCGTAACCGAATAGGCGGCGTCGTCGAGATTGGCGCGGGCCTTCACCTCTATGAACGCCAGCAGGTTGCGGCGCCGGGCGACAATATCGATCTCGCCATAAGGCGTGCGATAACGTCGCGCCAGGATGCGATAACCTTTCGCGATCAGATAGGCGCTGGCACGGCTTTCAGCGGAAAGGCCGGTCTGGAATGCCGCAACGCGTGCAGGTGAAGGGGGTTTTGCATCCACGCTTCTCAGTCGTCTCGCGGCCGGCTTTACGGGTGGATTGTCGTTATTCTCCCTCATCGTGCCCCCGCTGAGAACTGCTCTTGGTGAGTGCGAGGGCGCGAGCATAGACCTCGCGACGCGGTCGCCCCGATACTTCAACGGCGTGGGCCACCGCATCCTTCACGCTGCCGCTTGCCAGCGAGGAGCGCAAAATCTCGTCGAGAGCTGCCTCGTCCATGACGTTGGCATCAGCGGGAGGTGGGCCCACGACGAGCACGAACTCCCCGCGCGTCTCAAGCGTCTCGGCTTCTGATGCCAGCTCTGAGATTGTCGCGCGACGAACATCCTCATGCAGCTTTGTTAGCTCGCGGCAAATCGCAGCGTCACGCTCTCCCATCGCATCTCGCAGATCATGCAGCGTTTCCCGCACGCGAGAACCGGCCTCAAACATCACAAGCGTTGCATCGATACGAGCCAGCTCAGCAAGGCGATTTCGGCGGGCCGTCTGTTTCGACGGCAAGAAACCTTCGAAGAAAAACCTGTCCGTCGGCAGGGCTGCGAGCGTAAGTGCGGTCAAAACGGACGACGGTCCCGGCAAGGCCGTCACCGCGTGGCCTGCTGCGCAAACTTCGCGCACGAGTTTGAATCCTGGATCCGAGATCAACGGTGTGCCGGCATCTGACACGAGAGCGATTGAGGCGCCCTGCGCAAGCTGTTCCAGTATTTTGGGACGAGCCTGCGCCGCGTTATGCTCGTGATAGGACCAGAGTGTGGTTTTGATGCTGTAACGCTCGAGCAGACGCCGAGTGATGCGCGTATCCTCGCATGCAACAATATCCACAGCTGCCAGTGTTTCGAGGGCACGCAGGGTCATATCGCCGAGATTGCCGATCGGGGTCGCCACAAGATAAA from Nitrobacteraceae bacterium AZCC 1564 includes these protein-coding regions:
- a CDS encoding 16S rRNA (cytidine1402-2'-O)-methyltransferase (product_source=KO:K07056; cath_funfam=3.30.950.10,3.40.1010.10; cog=COG0313; ko=KO:K07056; pfam=PF00590; superfamily=53790; tigrfam=TIGR00096); translation: MRAKSISDTASDQNSAGSARSFAIGGQLLSAPKSAPGLYLVATPIGNLGDMTLRALETLAAVDIVACEDTRITRRLLERYSIKTTLWSYHEHNAAQARPKILEQLAQGASIALVSDAGTPLISDPGFKLVREVCAAGHAVTALPGPSSVLTALTLAALPTDRFFFEGFLPSKQTARRNRLAELARIDATLVMFEAGSRVRETLHDLRDAMGERDAAICRELTKLHEDVRRATISELASEAETLETRGEFVLVVGPPPADANVMDEAALDEILRSSLASGSVKDAVAHAVEVSGRPRREVYARALALTKSSSQRGHDEGE
- a CDS encoding putative endonuclease (product_source=KO:K07460; cog=COG0792; ko=KO:K07460; pfam=PF02021; superfamily=52980; tigrfam=TIGR00252), coding for MRENNDNPPVKPAARRLRSVDAKPPSPARVAAFQTGLSAESRASAYLIAKGYRILARRYRTPYGEIDIVARRRNLLAFIEVKARANLDDAAYSVTPQQQQRIVAAAQAWLMMQPDYANFDMRFDVVLIAPKRLPRHLMAAFDASA
- a CDS encoding glutathione synthase (product_source=KO:K01920; cath_funfam=3.30.470.20,3.40.50.20; cog=COG0189; ko=KO:K01920; pfam=PF02951,PF02955; superfamily=52440,56059; tigrfam=TIGR01380), coding for MKLNVAVQMDPIARINIRGDSTFALLLEAQKRGHAISYYTPEQLSLKGQEVVATVQPLTVRDQDGDHFTLGEAKRVNLESFDVILLRQDPPFDLAYITTTHFLERLHPKTFVVNNPASVRNAPEKIFVMEFADLMPPTLISRDKDEINAFRAKHGDVVMKPLYGHGGAAVFRITSNDMNFGSLYDMFSVTFREPWVIQRFLPEVKNGDKRILLVDGEFAGAVNRVPAIDDLRSNMVRGGAAKATDLSPREQEICDRLGPALRKHGLLFVGIDVIDGYLTEINVTSPTGIRAVARLGGPDVAAKIWDVIAAKRAQF